Proteins encoded by one window of Brevibacterium atlanticum:
- a CDS encoding FHA domain-containing protein FhaB/FipA: protein MSEFTVTVFRLAFFVILWLFVLGVAGVLRRDIFGPRRGGAKRGGRKSRRGGSTSAPTPPPTPAPASRRAAAPAAHAHPGTIRVTDGPLAGQSLMLSGAPVTFGRAPDNTIVINDDFASSHHARISAKNGAWMLEDLGSTNGTIVDGSRMTGPIQLRIGTRITIGHTTLETQS from the coding sequence GTGAGCGAATTCACCGTCACCGTCTTCCGGTTGGCCTTCTTCGTCATCCTCTGGCTCTTCGTCTTGGGCGTCGCCGGAGTGCTGCGCCGCGACATCTTCGGACCCAGGCGCGGTGGTGCGAAGCGCGGCGGCAGGAAATCTCGCCGAGGCGGCTCCACGTCCGCACCGACACCGCCGCCGACTCCGGCTCCCGCATCCCGGCGGGCTGCCGCACCAGCCGCGCATGCGCACCCGGGCACCATCCGCGTCACCGACGGTCCGCTGGCCGGTCAGTCCCTCATGCTCTCGGGGGCACCTGTGACCTTCGGTCGCGCCCCCGACAATACGATCGTCATCAACGACGACTTCGCGTCCAGCCACCATGCCCGCATCTCCGCGAAGAACGGCGCCTGGATGCTCGAGGACCTCGGTTCGACGAACGGCACCATCGTCGACGGTTCGCGGATGACCGGACCCATCCAGCTGCGCATCGGCACCCGGATCACCATCGGACATACGACCCTGGAGACCCAATCGTGA
- a CDS encoding SDR family oxidoreductase, with the protein MSRTTPDITVPDLSGRRAVITGGSDGIGLGIARRLARAGAEVILPVRNRAKGQAAIAGIRADKVPGEVSLRDLDLSSLESVGHLGGELLGEAAPIDILILNAGVMTPPRRQETADGFELQFGSNHLGHFALIAHLLPLLRAGRARVTSQISIAANRGGINWDDLGWERDYDGMAAYSQSKIAFGLVGLELDRRSEAAGWGVTSNLSHPGVAPTSLLAARTEIGRTQETLGRRVIGALSRRGIVFGTPESAGLPALHAAVSPEAGGRRLYGPSGIGHLGGRPGEQPLYSRLRHPDQARRIWQLSEELTGVQFPA; encoded by the coding sequence ATGTCTCGCACCACCCCTGACATCACCGTCCCCGACCTCAGCGGACGGCGCGCCGTCATCACCGGAGGCAGCGACGGGATCGGCTTGGGCATCGCCCGCAGACTTGCGAGAGCCGGCGCCGAGGTGATCCTGCCCGTCCGCAACCGCGCGAAGGGTCAGGCGGCGATCGCCGGAATCCGCGCGGACAAGGTCCCCGGGGAAGTGAGCCTGCGCGACCTCGACCTCTCCTCGCTCGAATCTGTCGGCCACCTCGGCGGCGAGCTCCTCGGCGAAGCCGCGCCGATCGACATCCTCATTCTCAATGCGGGGGTGATGACCCCGCCTCGACGTCAGGAGACCGCCGACGGATTCGAACTCCAATTCGGGTCCAATCATCTCGGTCACTTCGCCCTCATCGCGCACCTGCTGCCGCTGCTGCGAGCAGGACGGGCCCGTGTGACGTCGCAGATCAGCATCGCGGCCAACCGCGGGGGAATCAACTGGGACGACCTCGGCTGGGAACGCGACTACGACGGGATGGCCGCCTACAGCCAGTCGAAGATCGCGTTCGGCCTGGTCGGACTCGAACTCGACCGACGCAGCGAGGCCGCGGGCTGGGGGGTCACAAGCAATCTCTCCCACCCAGGCGTCGCCCCGACGAGCCTGCTCGCGGCCCGCACCGAAATCGGTCGCACGCAGGAGACACTGGGCCGTCGGGTCATCGGCGCACTCTCCCGGCGGGGGATCGTCTTCGGCACGCCGGAGTCCGCGGGCCTGCCCGCGCTCCACGCGGCAGTCTCACCTGAGGCCGGCGGACGCCGACTCTACGGGCCGAGTGGGATCGGCCACTTGGGCGGCCGACCCGGGGAACAGCCCCTCTACTCGCGCCTGCGGCACCCCGATCAGGCGCGACGGATCTGGCAGCTCTCCGAGGAGCTCACCGGAGTGCAGTTCCCGGCATAA
- a CDS encoding hydroxymethylglutaryl-CoA synthase has protein sequence MRPIGIDDIELATAHHVVDLSALAEAAGTDPNKFRLGLGQDQFSFPAPDEDAVTMGAAAAAPIIERCGTEGIRTLLFATESGIDQSKAAGISVHKLLGLPSQVRITEFKEACFAGTAALQAAIGIVSRNPGERVLVIASDVARYELDSPGEPTQGAGAVAMLVSADPRLIEIEQVSGLFAADVDDFWRPNDSTTAIVDGGLSVTAYLDALSGAWDDLQAQGGPALAEIDRILYHQPFTKMAKKAQLHLAQHAGEELSGDLPEIGADGIARVAAQASDAPRDTGLATSTLYNRRLGNTYTASVFAALAALLDHDEDLEGRRIGFFSYGSGSASEFFTGRVLPGYAARSRRDDVAAALDGRVPLDVDAYRELHSTVLGSAEDVETPRVTSAPFRFAGVKGRARVYERS, from the coding sequence ATGAGACCGATCGGCATCGACGACATCGAACTGGCCACCGCGCATCACGTGGTCGACCTCTCCGCCCTCGCCGAGGCGGCCGGAACCGATCCGAACAAGTTCCGTCTCGGACTCGGCCAGGATCAGTTCAGCTTCCCCGCCCCCGACGAGGATGCCGTGACGATGGGTGCGGCCGCGGCCGCCCCGATCATCGAGAGGTGCGGCACCGAAGGCATCCGCACTCTCCTCTTCGCCACGGAGTCGGGAATCGACCAGTCGAAGGCCGCGGGCATCTCCGTGCACAAGCTGCTCGGCCTGCCCTCGCAGGTCCGGATCACCGAGTTCAAGGAAGCCTGCTTCGCGGGAACCGCCGCGCTGCAGGCGGCGATCGGCATCGTCAGCCGCAACCCGGGCGAGCGCGTGCTCGTCATCGCCTCCGACGTCGCCCGCTACGAGCTCGACTCCCCCGGTGAGCCGACCCAGGGCGCCGGTGCGGTGGCGATGCTCGTCTCCGCCGATCCGAGGCTGATCGAGATCGAGCAGGTCTCGGGTCTCTTCGCCGCCGACGTCGACGACTTCTGGCGGCCCAACGATTCGACGACGGCGATCGTCGACGGCGGGCTCTCGGTCACGGCGTATCTCGATGCCCTCTCCGGGGCGTGGGACGACCTGCAGGCTCAGGGAGGACCGGCGCTGGCCGAGATCGACCGGATCCTCTACCACCAGCCGTTCACGAAGATGGCGAAGAAGGCCCAGCTCCACCTCGCGCAGCATGCGGGCGAGGAACTCAGCGGTGACCTCCCGGAAATCGGTGCTGACGGGATCGCACGGGTGGCCGCACAGGCGTCCGATGCGCCCCGCGACACGGGCCTGGCGACGAGCACGCTGTACAACCGTCGCCTCGGCAACACCTACACCGCCTCGGTGTTCGCAGCGCTTGCCGCACTGCTCGATCACGATGAGGACCTCGAGGGGCGCCGGATCGGGTTCTTCAGCTACGGTTCGGGCAGTGCGAGCGAGTTCTTCACCGGTCGGGTCCTGCCCGGCTATGCCGCGCGCTCACGCCGCGATGACGTCGCAGCAGCTCTCGACGGCCGAGTCCCCTTGGACGTCGACGCCTACCGTGAGCTGCATTCCACGGTGCTCGGAAGCGCCGAGGATGTCGAGACCCCGCGGGTCACCTCGGCGCCGTTCCGCTTCGCCGGGGTCAAGGGCCGCGCCCGCGTCTACGAACGCAGCTGA
- a CDS encoding hydroxymethylglutaryl-CoA reductase: MNQQITTTGIPTSWVGPLRVSGEALAPAGTHTEVAVPLATYETPLWPSVGRGASISREIDGGIRTVIVDERMTRSVLFVAESAIGAEAAAQAIRHRRPELEDVVAAGSDHCRLIEIHPEIVGNLLFVRFAFRTNDASGHNMVTQASDTLMERILSWRLGLDYGSVSGNYCSDKKATAVNGILGRGRNVVAEILLPHEVVERRLRSSAETMTELVIRKNLVGSTIAGALRSANAHYANMLLAFYLATGQDAANIVEGSQGITYAEARAEGLYFSTTLPHLIVGTVGNGKDLPHVDEALERLGCREDREPGANSRRLAALMAATVLCGELSLLAAQTNPGELMSTHLDMERKADMERGEEGEAA; this comes from the coding sequence GTGAATCAGCAGATCACGACCACCGGGATCCCGACCAGCTGGGTCGGTCCCCTGCGGGTCAGCGGCGAAGCGCTGGCCCCGGCCGGCACCCACACCGAGGTGGCTGTGCCCCTGGCGACGTACGAAACCCCGCTGTGGCCCTCCGTCGGCCGCGGGGCCTCGATCTCACGCGAGATCGACGGCGGGATCCGCACCGTCATCGTCGATGAGCGGATGACCCGGTCGGTCCTCTTCGTCGCGGAATCCGCGATCGGCGCCGAGGCGGCCGCGCAGGCCATCCGCCACCGCAGGCCCGAACTCGAGGACGTCGTCGCCGCCGGATCCGACCACTGCCGGCTCATCGAGATCCACCCGGAGATCGTCGGCAACCTCCTCTTCGTCCGCTTCGCCTTCCGCACCAATGATGCCTCGGGCCACAATATGGTCACGCAGGCCTCGGACACGCTCATGGAGCGCATCCTGTCGTGGCGGCTCGGGCTCGACTACGGCTCGGTGTCCGGCAACTACTGCTCGGACAAGAAGGCCACCGCCGTCAACGGGATCCTCGGCCGCGGCCGCAATGTCGTCGCCGAGATCCTTCTGCCCCACGAGGTCGTCGAGCGTCGGCTGCGCTCGAGCGCGGAGACGATGACGGAGCTCGTCATCCGCAAGAACCTCGTCGGCTCGACGATCGCCGGTGCGCTGCGCTCGGCGAACGCGCATTACGCGAACATGCTGCTCGCGTTCTACCTGGCCACAGGTCAGGATGCGGCGAACATCGTCGAGGGTTCGCAGGGGATCACGTATGCGGAGGCCCGTGCCGAGGGCCTGTACTTCTCGACGACGCTGCCCCACCTCATCGTCGGCACCGTCGGCAACGGCAAGGATCTGCCGCACGTGGACGAGGCGCTCGAGCGACTCGGCTGCCGCGAGGATCGCGAGCCCGGCGCGAACTCGCGCCGCCTGGCTGCGCTCATGGCCGCGACCGTGCTCTGCGGGGAGCTGTCCCTGCTGGCCGCGCAGACGAACCCGGGTGAGCTCATGTCCACCCACTTGGATATGGAACGCAAGGCTGACATGGAACGAGGAGAGGAAGGCGAAGCCGCATGA
- a CDS encoding FhaA domain-containing protein, which produces MGILDRFEKGLENVVNGAFAKAFRSQVEPVELAGALRREADNKAAVVSRGRTLTANHYTIELSPTDFDRLSGLESELRSDLRQVIGDHAVEQAYSFVGPVSVDFSLADDLDTGMYRVVSSTERPDGSPAAQPANRGGYDPVSRANPVVGEAPNSGSRSVTPRRTPEPARSAQAPARPTPAARPTPAPARTRAIEASVTIDGRSQTLRQGTNTFGRSSSSSDFVIDDPGVSRRHFEIIVEGDHATANDLGSTNGTLLHGRKLTSANLTDGDVLIAGEAEVHYHESERDAQ; this is translated from the coding sequence ATGGGGATACTCGATCGCTTCGAGAAGGGGCTGGAGAACGTCGTCAACGGCGCCTTCGCCAAGGCCTTCCGATCACAGGTCGAGCCCGTCGAACTCGCCGGAGCCCTGCGCCGCGAAGCCGACAATAAGGCAGCCGTGGTCTCCCGCGGGCGGACCCTGACGGCCAACCACTACACTATCGAGCTCTCGCCGACCGATTTCGACCGCCTCTCCGGTCTCGAGTCCGAGCTGCGCTCCGACCTCCGACAGGTCATCGGCGATCACGCCGTCGAACAGGCCTACAGCTTCGTCGGCCCCGTATCCGTCGACTTCTCCTTGGCCGATGACCTCGACACCGGCATGTACCGTGTGGTGTCCTCGACCGAACGCCCCGACGGCTCCCCGGCGGCTCAGCCGGCCAACCGCGGCGGCTACGATCCGGTCTCGCGTGCCAACCCGGTCGTCGGTGAGGCCCCGAACTCCGGGTCCCGCTCTGTGACCCCGCGCCGCACCCCGGAACCCGCTCGATCCGCACAGGCGCCGGCACGCCCGACCCCCGCGGCCCGTCCGACGCCGGCACCGGCCCGCACCCGCGCCATCGAGGCGAGCGTGACCATCGACGGCCGCTCCCAGACGCTGCGCCAGGGCACGAACACCTTCGGCCGCTCCTCGTCGAGTTCGGACTTCGTCATCGACGATCCCGGCGTCTCCCGCCGGCACTTCGAGATCATCGTCGAAGGCGACCATGCCACCGCCAACGACCTCGGCTCGACGAACGGCACGCTCCTGCACGGACGGAAGCTGACCTCGGCGAACCTGACCGATGGCGATGTCCTCATCGCCGGTGAGGCCGAGGTCCACTATCACGAGAGCGAGCGGGACGCCCAGTGA
- a CDS encoding helix-turn-helix transcriptional regulator: MDIDRAGLAEFLRLRREALQPEDVGLPRSLRRRTAGLRREEVAVLSHMSTDYYTRLEQQRGPHPSPEMLAAIAHGLHLSRAERDHLFRLGGHRPTERGASDDHVSPGLLRIIDRLEDTPAEIVTELGETLRQSRLGVALTGDLTRFRGFSRSIGYRWFTDPQTRELYARSDRDHLSRLWVSGLRSVATRRGRGSKAAAMAAELRESSPEFRTLWATHEIGVRPQEIKHFVHPEVGTLELRCQQLVDPEQSHALLVYTADPGTESYERLALLGVVGAAGV, translated from the coding sequence ATGGACATCGATCGGGCGGGGCTCGCAGAGTTCCTGCGCCTGCGCAGGGAAGCTCTGCAGCCGGAGGACGTCGGTCTGCCGCGCAGCCTGCGCAGGCGCACCGCCGGGCTGAGACGGGAGGAGGTCGCTGTGCTCAGCCACATGTCGACCGACTACTACACACGGCTCGAACAGCAGCGCGGGCCGCATCCCTCACCGGAGATGCTCGCCGCGATCGCCCACGGTCTCCATCTCTCCCGCGCCGAGCGCGACCACCTGTTCCGGCTCGGCGGGCACCGGCCCACGGAGCGCGGCGCCTCGGACGATCACGTCAGCCCCGGCCTCCTGCGCATCATCGACCGACTTGAGGACACTCCCGCGGAGATCGTCACCGAGCTCGGTGAGACTCTGCGGCAGTCCCGCCTCGGTGTCGCTCTCACCGGCGATCTCACCCGATTCCGGGGCTTCTCCCGTTCGATCGGGTACCGCTGGTTCACCGATCCGCAGACGCGCGAACTCTACGCGCGAAGCGACCGCGACCATCTCTCCCGGCTCTGGGTCTCGGGTCTGCGCAGTGTCGCGACTCGCCGCGGCCGGGGTTCGAAGGCCGCGGCCATGGCAGCCGAGCTGCGGGAGTCGAGCCCAGAGTTCCGCACTCTCTGGGCCACTCACGAGATCGGTGTCCGCCCGCAGGAGATCAAGCACTTCGTCCACCCGGAGGTCGGAACGCTCGAGCTGAGGTGCCAACAGCTCGTCGACCCCGAGCAGTCACACGCCCTGCTCGTGTACACGGCCGATCCGGGTACCGAGAGCTACGAGAGGCTGGCCCTTCTCGGCGTCGTCGGTGCCGCAGGAGTCTGA